CTGGTCTCCAAAACCAGAGGTCGCGGGTTCGAATCCTGTCACCCCTGCCAGTCCCCTATGAGGTGAGGCAACAATGGCAACCAAGTTTAAGATAGAAGCCGCCCCGCGAGAAGTCTCTGGCAAGAAGGCGCGACGGCTGCTGAACGAAGGGCTGATCCCCGGCGTTGTTTATGGCGCCAAAATCGATTCGCAAATGATCCAACTGCCCGACAAAGAGTTCTTAAGCGTCTTTCATCGAGCCGGATCGACCAACTTGATCGATCTGAAAGTGGGCAAGAAGACCCACAGAGTGCTGATCAAGGACATCGATTATGCTCCGATTGGCCACAGAGTTCGCCACGTCGGCCTCTTTGCCATCAATCTGACCGAAGAGCAGACTGTGCGCGTGCCGGTCGTGCTGGAAGGCGATGCGCCCGCGGTCAAAATGGGCGGCGCGCTGATCCACGTAACCGACCATGCCGACGTGCGCTGTCTGGCCGAGAACATCCCGGACCGGCTTGTAGTCGATATCAGCCATCTTGAAGATTTCAACTCGGCCATTCGGCTCGGCGACGTGCCGATTCCAGAGGGCGTAACGCTTCTGTCCGATCCCGATACGACGGTCGTAACCGTTGCGCCGCCCAAGACCGCCGAGCAGCAACTGGCCGAAGAGGCGCCGGAAGCCGCTGTTGCCGAAGCGC
The DNA window shown above is from Armatimonadota bacterium and carries:
- a CDS encoding 50S ribosomal protein L25 — encoded protein: MATKFKIEAAPREVSGKKARRLLNEGLIPGVVYGAKIDSQMIQLPDKEFLSVFHRAGSTNLIDLKVGKKTHRVLIKDIDYAPIGHRVRHVGLFAINLTEEQTVRVPVVLEGDAPAVKMGGALIHVTDHADVRCLAENIPDRLVVDISHLEDFNSAIRLGDVPIPEGVTLLSDPDTTVVTVAPPKTAEQQLAEEAPEAAVAEAPAAEEPAEE